The genomic stretch tttctctcaaatctttctctttcccttctACAACCTCAATGCATTATAGAAGTATACTAGATAGGTGCTAAATGTCACATCTTTCCAACAGAAAGGATTTTCTCCCCTAAGACATAAACAGAAGTTATGAAATATCTAATTCTTAGCGGGTGTATTAATTGGCCGAATGCCCAGtgattagatctagttacagtAACGAGAAATCACAATCaaatgatgtgtgtgtgtgtatgtgtgtgtgtgtgtgagatatcGTGGGTGGGGCCCAGGAGTACTCGAGTCAACAATGGACTTAACTCCGTCTGAACACCTGAGAAACAGCACGTCAGCATTACCTCTTCTTTACTACACGTGTGTTCTTCATTACCTCTTCTTTACTACACGTGTGTTCTTCATTACTACACATGTGTTCTTCATTACAACACGTGTGTTCTTCATTACTACAGATGTGTTCTTCTTTACTACACGTGTGTTCTTCATTACTACACATGTGTTCTTCATTACAACACGTGTGTTCTTCATTACTACAGATGTGTTCTTCATTACTACACGTGTTCTTCATTTCTACACATGTGTTCTTCATTACTACACGTGTGTTCTTCATTGCTACACATGTGTTCTTCATTACTACAGATGTGTTCTTAATTACTACACGTGTGTTCTTCATAACTACACACGTGTTCTTCATTACTACACGTGTGTTCTTCATTATTACACGTGTGTTCTTCATTATTACACACGTGTTCTTCATTACTACACGTGTGTTCTTCATTACTACACACGTGTTCTTCATTACTACACACGTGTTCTTCATTACTACACACGTGTTCTTCATTACTACACATGTGTTCTTCGTTCATCTTTCAGTTACAATTGAACATTTCAGATATCTCAACACGAGCTCAAATAGACGAGTAATTAATAATacttagaaaaaataataataaataataacaatttgGCATCCACGTATTTTACCTCTTGATCACCACACTCTTTACCACTTGACAACCACATGGCCACACACGCTTTACCACATGTCCACCACGTGCTTTACCACTTGACAACCACATGGCCACACACGCTTTACCACATGTCCACCACGTGCTTTACCACTTGACAACCACATGGCCACACACGCTTTACCACATGGCCACCACGTGCTTTACCACTTGACAACCACATGGCCACACACGCTTTACCACATGGCCAACACGTGCTTTACCACTTGACAACCACATGGCCACACACGCTTTACCACATGTCCACCACGTGCTTTACCACTTGACAACCACATGGCCACACACGCTTTACCACATGTCCACCACGTGCTTTTCCACTTGACAACTACATGCTTTTTTACATGGCCACACACGCTTTGCCACATGACCACCACGCGCTTTACCACTTGACAACTAAATGCTTTTTTACATGGCCACACACGCTTTACCACATGTCCACCACGTGCTTTACCACTTGACAACTACATGCTTTTTTACATGGCCACACACGCTTTACCACATGTCCACCACGTGCTTTACCACTTGACAACTACATGCTTTTTTTATATGGCCACACACGCTTTACCACATGTCCACCATGCTTTACCACTTGACAACTACATGCTTTTTTACATGGCCACACACGCTTTACCACATGTCCACCATGCTTTACCACTTGACAACTACATGCTTTTTTACATGGCCACACACGCTTTACCACATGTCCACCACGTGCTTTACCACTTGACAACCACATGCTTTTTTTATATGGCCACACACGCTTTACCACATGTCCACCACGTGCTTTACCACTTGACAACCACATGCTTTTTTTATATGGCCACACACGCTTTACCACATGTCCTCCACGTGCTTTACCACTTGACAACTACATGCTTTTTTTACATGGCCACACACGCTTTACCACATGTCCACCATGCTTTACCACTTGACAACTACATGATTTTTTACATGGCCACACAAGCTTTACCACATGTCCAACACGTGCTTTACCACTTGACAACTACATGGCCACACACGCTTTACCACGAGTCCACCACGTGCTTTAACACTTGACAACTACATGCTTTTTTTTACATGGCCACACACGCTTTACCACATGTCCACCACGTGCTTTACCACTTGACAAgtacatgctttttttttacatggccACACAAGCTTTACCACATGTCCAACACGTGCTTTACCACTTGACAACCACATGGCCACACACGCTTTACCACGAGTCCACCACGTGCTTTACCACTTGACAACTACATGCTTTTTTTTACATGGCCACACACGCTTTACCACGAGTCCACCACGTGCTTTAACACTTGACAACTACATGCTTTTTTTTACATGGCCACACACGCTTTACCACGAGTCCACCACGTGCTTTAACACTTGACAActacatgcttttttttttacatggccACACAAGCTTTACCACATGACCACCACGTGCTTTACCACTTGACAACCACATGGCCACACACGCTTTACCACATGACCACCACGTGCTTTACCACTTGGTTATCAAGCACTTTACTATATAGCCACCACGCACTTTACCACTTGGCTAGCATACACCTTATCACTTGACCACTGTACGCTTTACCACTTGGTCACCACATTACCATTTGgccactaccccccccccccaaaaggcAATAACTGAATATTAgtaataaatgaataatttaaaattattttatttccagTCCCAGATTTCGCTAAAATCAAGTCCTGGCCATGTACTGAAGTGACTGGCTGGGTTTTTTTCTGGCACCATGCTGAAGGCTTAGATCCAACTTGGCAAGTACCGTCCGTTGATGAAATAGAATCTGGGAAATGGGTCTGCAGAGGGCGCACAGAACATCACATCAATGCTCACATCGAGGTAAGAGCTACGTTAAAATAGACAAACATCTGTGGAACGGAACAAACCTGAAAGGTGATCTTGATATTTCTGTCCTCATTTCACTGGAGAGTTATGAAGAGCCTAGTTTTTAAAGCAGCAAATGGCTTTTATTTTCTGTTGGAAGCCTTTATtcagttaagaaaaaaaaactttcggATCCTAATTTTTAAATAGATGGGCTGCTATTTATTATCCAGGAATATTGATATGCTGATGACACTTAAATACTTAAATGAAAGATGGAAGATAATCATGTTATCAACAATGTCTAAGCTGTTACCTGATGTATCTTTTCTCCATTGTATTTATTCTAGTAGAACAGAAATCAAGATCCTCCCCAatcaaaaaaaacattatttatataaaattatatattcatgCAATCATGGTCCAATAAAAGATGGTATTCCATGTTGCAAGTTGTTAGGACCAATGGCCTCTTGAAAAAAATGATAGCTAAAGTAAATTGACTTTTTTCCACATCCATTCACGCCTTGTTAGGACACAATGCAAGATTTGTTGACTGtgtttcttcattcctctcaatcttttgccttggatagaatttcattcaatgacaggcctgttcattctttgatgtcttcccatcgctttctctgcctcttcttttttcctggtactgttctctgaaggaagtCTATGCAAGCCCTGAGAACAttataatatggccatagagttatagtttgtatatttttttttcagtagttAGCACTTATTcctcctgtttctaatctcttcatttgtgatgtgcTCTTTGTTTTACATTGTGCTCTTTGTTTTACATTGTGCTCTTTGTTTTACATTGTGGTCTTTGGTTACATTGTGCTCTTTGTTTTACATTGTGCTCtttgttttacattgttttaatTGCTCACTAGTTACAAGGCTCCCATTCATAGATCATAGTCCAACCTAAATGTCACTAATTACATTATTCTGCTTCTAGGTCTTCATTGAAATTACCCTACTTGTAGGTCATTATTGACATGGCCCTACTTATAGGTGATCATTGACATggccttcttccctagtgctactagagcatgggatgggttgcctgagctagccaggaaacaGGAAAaccagaatttaggtcattggctaATATGaaagactaaatgcatgacatgTAGGACGTaccgtaatcattttctttgaaGTAACATGATtactttgaagtaacgtctgtattatataagataagatggccCTACTTATAGGTCATCATTGACATGGCCCTACTTAAAGGTCATTATTGACATGGACATACTTTTAGGTCATCATTGGCATGGCCCTACTTATAGGTCATCATTGACATTATCTATAACAGTAAACTATTTTTAGGTGATCATTGACATGGCCCTACTTATATGTCACTATTGACATGGCCCTACTTAAAGGTCATTATTGACATGGACATACTTTTAGGTCATCATTGGCATGGCCCTACTTAAAGGTCATTATTGACATGGACATACTTTTAGGTCATCATAGGCATGGCCCTACTTATAGGTCATCATTGACATGGCCCTACTTAAAGGTCACCATTGACATTATCTATAACAGTAAACTATCAATCACAATGACTTGATCTGTATCATCTTTTATTCACCAGGAAATACCAGAAAATGGAGCTGATGTAGTCCATCTGAGCCAAGTCCATGGACCCATTATGATGGCTGGCATTGACCTCAGGACCATGTGGAGCAAATGGTGGTCTTTCGCCAACCACTCTTGGACAGCAGCTTGGGAACAGTGTCCTGAGCCAGATGGTCACATTGGGCAAATGAATCTAGTTCACAAGATTTTTGTCTTTGGATATAATTTGTCTTTAGTGAATTTAAATGTTCAAGTCAAACAGGTAAACATTTTGCTAGTTTCAAATTTTCACTTTGACTCTAACATCTAACagggacaaatttttacaaatgctccatctttcctagtgctattagagcatggaataggttgcctgagtcagccaggaaaaccaaagacttgtCAGAATTCAAGTTGtggattaacatgcatgactagattgacttaaAAACATGATTAGgatataatcatcttcttttttgaaataatgcCTGTATTAgttaagtaattaattttttttatatgtaaaaaTAGGGAAAttaatcttgcagtattgagagaattagctagctttgttttaaaaaaaaagtatttttatattttgcttgtttatcaCTTGAAATaatgttgttctttttgtttcacCAGATTGGTCCAGGAATTGTGTATTTAACATTTGACAGTGTGTTTGGCCGAGGCTGCTTCACACAGACAGTGACTCCACAGAGTCCTTTGTTACAGAAAGTGGTGCATCATATATACTTTAATAAGTGGATGATTCCTCTTGTGCCCAAGTTTTTCTTGCTGTCTGAAGCACTTCAGGTGAGCTTTGAACTTATaactttgcattttaaaaaaaaaggcaacatGAAGATGTGAAGATGTCTTTTCTAATGAATGACTTAAGTTCAGCTTTACCTGGCATGGGTAGCAttcacgctggactgtcattctgttgtcttgatggtcccaggttcaaaccctacctGCTGCCATCCTctgtcatcctgcaggaggtttcgactaggaagtaaattatcttcaactctaaaggaacaacCAAACCATTCAAAACATCACCAAAAAATATCCTGGCTAGCCCTAACCTCCCACAGGAAAGCAAAACAGGGCAAAGTTAGAACTTGGGGCCATCACTACAACAGTTCAGACCACATACTGCATGACCAGGCTGCCATCTcctgtcatcctgcgggaggtttggactaggaagtaaattatcttcaactctgaaggaacatctaaaCCATTCAAAACATcccaaacattaaaaaaaatatatcctggCTAGCCCAAACCAATACAGCAAAACAGGGCAAAGTTAGAACTTGGGGCCATCACTACAACAGTTTAGACCACAtactgcatgaccaggcagccattaaaTAAGGATAATTCCTAGCCATTTTTTCCTTTCCCCCAAAcaagctaaaaatattttttatttaaggtATTTGAAATGGCTACCTgtagaatgtaattatcttctcttttgaaggaacatctttaatttagaagataaatattttgttgcaAAGTGGCTAACAAAGTTCATACTGCAAGGTGATGTGTTCAGATCAATATAACTTAAAACCTATTaaacttttaattaaaacatacacacacatgcacacaccaGGGAATATGGGATTAGGTCGTTGCCACCTTTCACCTTTTCAATCTGACGCAGGTTTGCTCAGCACAATTAGCTGACATCTATGAATATTTAAACAaccacttttaaaataaatgtctgTTATGTTTTCTCAatcttttcacatttttttgacAATGCAAATATTTTGCTGATTGAATGTGAGACTCTGTTTAAATTTAGACTAGAGAGCAGTGATAGaaaataattctaattatttcattttgaagaCACTTTGCAAATAAATTTTTTCTGTGTTAAAATGATAAAGTATGTTAATATAGACGGGTCCTTGGTGTAGGCATGTATTACAAGAGTTTTAACAACCCAGAGAGCTGTGGGCTAATGTTTAATACAGTGTCGTTAATGGGCACTCTGGATGGCTTCCTGGTCATGCGGTATGTGTGCTGGATGGATGTTTGCTGATCTCCAtgtcctgggttcataccctgcctgctgtATCCTCTGACTTCCAGAAATTTGAACtcggaagtagattatcttcaactatgaaggaacatatgaaacattttgaaaaagattGCCAAACTGTAGAGTTTCTCTCCGGGgacaatttaaatttattaaaatttaattactatttaaattgtttttcagGTTGAGAGAGACATCATGATCTGGAACAACAAGCAATATGAAGCGCGCCCAATGTTTGTCAAATCTAAAGAGGATGCTCTTATAGCCAAACACAGACGCTGGTATTCTCAATTTTATTCAGAGAACAGCCcacgaatttttaaaaaggaaggTTTAGATTTTTAGGAGTATTATAATAttagttaaaacattttaattagcgATGAACATTAAAtccactgctttttttttttactgtgttaCTTTTAATTTCCAATGTttaaataagacaaaaaaagaatgtGATGTTGACAacttatattatttttgaatCCATGATTGCTGTCAATTctacatatttataaaaatatttcatgttgtgataaattataacttttttgATACTAAAAGATGCTTATAATGATTACAAATGCAATTAATGGTTAGATCTCTAATACTGGTTGTAAGAAatgtgttatatatttattggaGTCAGTTTTGAATTCAAAGTTTGACTAGTATTAcctgaagttgttttttttcccctttttacagacatctttttattttctttgaccCGAAAGCTACTATTGCAATAGAGTATGTTTACAGTAAACTACTAATACATAGAAagctaacattttaaaaaaatttcttataAAACATGATTTTATGTTTCTTTCAGAATGAGAAGAGAAACTttgatacaaatttttttttttaattgaaaactgaatctaaaactcatttttgtttctgaaaatgatttttttaatgaaagtaCAGATACTACCAGGTATATAGAAGACCCACATGTACAATTGAGAATTTTCAAAgcttgtatttgttgtaaagatattaaaagtttatatttttctaagcaagacatattattttaaattcaacATAGTGGTAATTTgcctttttattaatttaaaaaataaatattttttgttctgttaCTTTTATATGGTTAGGGAGttaaacacaatttttaaaGCAGGAAACAGCAGTTAGTGGGAGAAAGAGGTTTAGCTACAAATGAGTGAAAAACTTCTTTGAAGAATGAGAACAAACACTTGTGATGATTGTTTCTTGCATTTATTACAACCAGCCTTAAAACTGAAACAACTCTATTGGATGTTACGACTGTATTGATTTTGTTCTGCTTGTATTAATTCTTTTGAAATGaccattttaatatttgtattttataaaaatggcCATATGCATGTATCACTTTTATTAGCTAAACTGCTAGGGCATCCTCAAACTATTTCATTCTGATGGTATAAATAAGAGGagataacaaatataaaatgataGAATTGtggtttttgttttctgttgctCTCCCcttccatcccccccccccccccccctatgaAAGTAGAGAAGAAGTTGAGATTTATTGAGTAGATTTAAAGTTCATTACACTACTAATATTCTGTTGAGCTCCAATTCCCTTATGGACTTTTTTCAAACGTAATGCACGTAGTCTCTgttagtttctttttatttgtgcCATAATTCATTGCCAGTATTCTAGCTTCAGTGTTTTCAACATTTTCTCTCATTAAAATATATCTCTGCTGTTGTGATAGTAAAACTTGAAGGCCTTAATGTCAAAACTCCTGGTTTTTAAGCCCTGGTGATGACTGCTATAAAGCCTGAAGATTCTCATGCACTCTTCTATTTTGAGcagcttccttttttttttgggtataaCTTGAAAAATCACAAATTAtgcattttgtttctaaatgtaATGTTCTGACCAAATCCAACACTCTCATACCTgaacatttaaattatttaatatataaattagaatgtaaggtgtatgtatgtatgtatgtttgtccTTTATTGgcatcaaaaccgtttgaccaatctagGTAAAAGTTGGCATGAACGTTCCTTAGATAATAGCAGTGATCTTAGGATGTTAGGTTGTCCTATAACAAGAGGCTTTACTAGATTTAGGTTAATGAGACATCTTAACGTAGATTTTAACTATTAAAACTACATAGATGCCTTTTATTgcataaccaaaaaaaaaaagaaaagacctgagcAAAGCCGGTAAAAACATGtatataaagtttatatataaagataatttttattctttCATACATTCTCTACTCTACAAGTATTCATTTTGTGTCAGGTGCTAGAAGTTATTGTGTTTATAGGAAGTTAGAAGGCTAGTCTTTATAATCTTCATTGTAAGTCAGTAGGATAGGCTTTATATAATCCTTACAATGCTGACacaacaaatttttttattttcttttttttagtattttgatATCTTTATATGAAAAATAGAGAACACATTTTcttccaaaaagaaaaaaagacaaaacattaATATACAATGGAGGTTGAAGAGGGTTTAGAGCGCTTCCTTCTCAACATGTTTTCTTGTGATCTGATCAGCAGCATTATTATAAGTGGAAACCAAGCTTTTTGAGCCAACACTGGCCACATCTCATTAACAAATTGTTGAATCTGATGGAACTTAAACCTCTGTGACGTCATTTTGTACATTGAGGAGATGTGTTGGTCAGATATGGCCCGCAGGCTGTAGGTTAGGCACCACTGGTCTAAAGAGTCATGTCTTGCCTCAACTAAAATGTATTCTTAATAACACTGGAACAACAGAAGTTGCTTGCAAGATACAATTGTCTACTATTTTAATCataataactgtttgaaataacAACAGAAAGAACTCTAAAGAGATTACTTGTTCACAAATGGGGGATGGTATTTTGGCTGCAGTCAATTCTTAAAATATCAAACATATGATTTAatcaaagttcttttttttttttttttcaaattatgaaTGGTAAAATTTGACTTCGTCATTTTAAGTTTACAGGGCACCAGTTTTGGTTGTCACCTAGACTTTAATGAAATGCTCTGCTTGTACCAACATGTAATTTCATACGATGTATTTTTGCCTTTATATGTTTCAGAAATGTTATAATGAAGTGAGTGTTTCTAGTGTGCGCAGCCTTTAGGTTTTACTGtactattgttgttgtttatgaTGGATAAGTCTAAATTCATGCTTCTGTAAATATAAAACAACTGCTGGATGTGTTTGCTTGGagaaaaaacaaagatataTCAAATCATTTCTATTATTCAAATTCTTGTTTCAAAATAAATCCATTTCAGTGAATTGcctaaaatgtaaatatatttattcgTGGAGACATGTCAGTATTGTAATGATCCGAAACATTCCATGAGTTTCTACACAGCTTTTTGTTCTCCCACTTTTATAGTCAATTTATTCAggcataattgttttttttattattgctgTATATAAAATGTCCAATTTGTGAAATTTGTGAAAATGTATGTTGTCATATTTACTATAAAAATTTTACtggtacttattttttttttttttttttttttttttttttttttttacaaaattcaacTACAAAGCTGCCTGGTCTTGCAGTATGCGCACTGGACTATCATTCGGACATCTCGATAATCCCGGGTtccaaccctgcccgctgccatgccccctcatcctgcgggaggtttggactaggaagtaaactctctttaactctgaaggaacatccgaaacattttacaaaacatttacaaacatatatttataatgtcTATGTTGAGAGATGGTCATGTGACTAGGTAGATCAGATGAGAGATGGTCATGTGACTATGTAGATCAGATGAGAGATGGTCATGTGACTATGTAGATCAGATGAGAGATGGTCATGTGACTAGGTAGATCAGATTTCATTTGTTTTGCTTCATGATGGGGCAGCTTTCTCCTACCCGATAATACCTTAAAGCTCTTTTATAAGGGTGAATCTGAAGTGTGTTGTCTGCAAACATGTCTGTAACTAAGGAGATGCAGGATGTCTGTTTGACCTTTCTAGGCAACAGCTTTGGAAGTAAgacacagttataaaaaaaaatctgttttaactctttctctcttaactgacgataccagctttgattccaccagaatgtgataaataattatggagagaaagagttcaaaTGCTTATGGGAAAAAAGttttggaaaatgtttttttttactgttacaGTGACAGATGTGTAAAAAATGTAACACATAATTGTTACTCTACCATCATCTTCTTGAAAAGTGaaaatttgtgaaaaaaaaaaaaaaaaaaaactgctcaaAGATTATTGCAATTCAAATTGATGAAACTTTTGAAAATTGTTCTGTGATTTGTTGATattttatgacttttttttaaaatgcttagaCAGCTGTCATGAACCAATCATTATTTCCTGTTGGCTATATAGAGATATATGTccctaatttttcttttttaattgcttCCATTTTTTTGCATCATTTCCTTCATTTACGTAACTCACCAACAATTGGCTATGAgctgttttttaaaatagcttttatgtaaggcaactttcatgcttataaaagcatgctcagagcgctatggtccaatctcatttgtggaccagtggggggagggggtatttgGGAGGatgttttctgtgctgcctatagaagctcagtaaacacaactctgctccaGGCGGGTGTTGAACCTTAAGCTCCCTTGTTAGGTAACCAAGCAGAGTTCAAGCAGACTTAGCCTCTCGGCCACACATCCCAAACTTCACTTTATA from Biomphalaria glabrata chromosome 9, xgBioGlab47.1, whole genome shotgun sequence encodes the following:
- the LOC106064009 gene encoding cholesterol 7-desaturase nvd-like, whose product is MNGRHTHISAILLLLILTVSVTLTGASGLLQASLFEVGTLWVRAAQDLSGRLASVLTTMPDVGSVCSYVLMAAVLPVLYFCYVIGFRSLNRVRKLGDVGYIPEGVLSVKETANYVQKRRKIGDIPPVYPNGWFGLVESDKLKKGEAITVSAVGQNLAVFRDESGTAHVLDAYCPHMGANLAAGGRVVGDCLECPFHAWQFRGFDGKCVQIPYTEKIPDFAKIKSWPCTEVTGWVFFWHHAEGLDPTWQVPSVDEIESGKWVCRGRTEHHINAHIEEIPENGADVVHLSQVHGPIMMAGIDLRTMWSKWWSFANHSWTAAWEQCPEPDGHIGQMNLVHKIFVFGYNLSLVNLNVQVKQIGPGIVYLTFDSVFGRGCFTQTVTPQSPLLQKVVHHIYFNKWMIPLVPKFFLLSEALQVERDIMIWNNKQYEARPMFVKSKEDALIAKHRRWYSQFYSENSPRIFKKEGLDF